The sequence below is a genomic window from Thiomonas intermedia.
GTGTAGACCACGGTCACGGTGGCCTTCGGGTTGACCGACTGCGCGCCCAGCGCGATGGCGTTCACGTCCTGCAGAATCTGCGGAATCGGGTGCGCGGCGACGAAGCCGATCTTGCCGTTGGCCGCGGCCTTGCCCGCGGCGATGCCCGAGAGGTACATCGCCTCATACATGTCGGCGAAGTACGTGCCTAGATTGGGGGCGAGCTTGGCGCCGCCGCAATGCATGAAGGTGACCTTCGGGTACTTCTTGGCCAGATCGAGCGCGTAGGGCAGATAGCCGTAGCTGGTGGCGAAGATGATCTTGTCGCCCGCGCCGATCATGCGTTCCATGGCCTGCGTGACCTGGGCGCTCTCGGGCACGTTCTCCAGGTAGTTGGTCTTCACGCCGGGGACGGACTTCTGCACGTACAGCCGTCCCGCGTCCTGCGCCTCGTTGTAGCCGCCATCGGTCTTGGCGCCGACATAGACATAGCCCACCATGACGTCGGCGCGTGCGGGCTGCATGGCCAGGGTGACCGCGGCCGATGCGGCGGCGATCAGGGCGAGGAATCGAAGGTTCATGCTGTTCTCCAGGAATGTGAAGGGATGTCGCTCAGGACATGCCGCGGAACACGCCGGCGAGCTCCTGAGGCATGGAGGTGCCGCGCTGGCTGGCCCGGTAGCTCAGCAACAGCACGATCAGCGGCACCAGATAGGGCAGAGTGCCGAGCAGATAGGGAGAGAGGTCGGAGCCCATCGACTGCAGCCGCAGCGATAGCGCCTCCGACAGCCCGTAGATCAGCGCGACCGGCAGGGCCAGCCAGGGGTTCCAGCGCGCCACGATCACCAGGCCCACGGCGAGCAGGCCGCGACCGGCGGTCATCTGCTCGACCCAGGTCCGGGTGTAATCCACCGACAGGGCTGCGCCGGCCAGGCCGGTGAAGGCGCCGCCCGTGAGCACCGCGGTCACGCGCAGACGCATCGGGTGTTTGCCCAGCATGCGCAGCGCATCGGCCGACTCGCCCGCCGAGCGCCAGACCAGGCCCCACTGCGTGCGGTAGAGGAACAGGCCGCAGACCACCACCAGCGCCAGCCCGAGGTAGACCGTGGGCGTGAGTTGCGAGAGAAAGCCGCCGACCACCGGCAGGTCGGCCAGCCAGCCGTGGCGCAGGCTGTGAAAGCCCTCGATCTGCTGGCCGACCAGGGAGGTGCCGTAGAACGACGACAGCCCGTTGCCGAGAAACAGGATGGCCAGGCCGCTGGCGATCTGGTTCACACCCAGGCCGAGGCAGAGCAGCGCGTGCACCGACGACAGCGCCACGCCCGCGGCGGCACCCACGGCCAGCCCCGCCCAGGGGCTGCCCGTGATGTGGGTGGCCGCGAACCCGGCGGCCGCGCCGACGAGCATCTGCCCTTCCACGCCGAGGTTCACCACCCCGGCCCGCTCGGTGAGCGTTTCTCCGAGCATGGCCAGCAGCACCGGCGTGGCCGTAAGCAGGGCGATGGACAACAGGCCGAGAAGCAGTCCCCCGTTCATACCGCCGCCTTTCGCCTGGCGCGCCAGGCACCCACGCCGAGCACGCTCATGAACAGCAGGGCCTGCATCACCACGGTGTTGGCGAAGGGCAACTGGGCAAACAGCTGCAGCGCGTCACCCGCAGAAAGAAGGCCGCCCATGACCAGTGCCAGCGGAATGATGCGCAGGAAGTTCTGTCCGGCCAGCCACGCCACCAGAAAGCCGACATAGCCGTAGCCGGACGAGATGTCGGGTTGCAGATGCGTCTGCACGTTGGCGGTCTGCACATAGCCCGCCAGCCCGGCCAGCCCACCCGCGAGCGCCATGACCAGAAGGGTCTGACGGGTGTAGGACAGCCCGGCCATGCGGGCCACGCGCGGATTGCTGCGCAGCAGGTCGAGGCCGGTGCCCCAGCGGCTCTTTTCCACCAGCACATGGAGCGCCACGGCCAGCAGCACGGCAAGGGGCAGCGCCCAGTCTGTGCTCAGGCCGCCAAGGTTGATGGAGGGGAATTTCGCGGCTTCCGGGAAGGCGATGGTGGCGGGCCAGCCCAGGTTGCCCGCATCCTTCCACGGCCCATACACCGCGTACTGGACGAGCTGGATGGCCACATAGTTCATCAGTATGGTGACGATGGTCTCGTTCACGCCCAGCACCGCCCGCAGCAGGCCGGGAATGGCGCCCCAGAGGCCGCCGCCCAGCAGCGTGAGCAGCACCGCGGCGGGCAAGAGTTGCCAGATCGGCGCCGAGGTCATGTGCAGCACGATGGCGGTGCCTGCCAGCGCGCCGAAGTAAAGCTGCCCTTCCGCGCCCACCGAGATCAGGCCCATGCGCGCGGGCAGCGCGGTGGCCAGAGCGCAGAACAGGATGGGGATGGTCTTGGTCAGGGTGGTGTTGATCGACAGGGCATTGCCGAAGGCGCCCTGCACGATCTGGTTGAAGATGGTCAGCGGCGCGTAGCCGTTGAAGAAAAAGAACGCCGCGGCGAGCAGCAGAAACACGCCGATGCCGCCCGCCGGAACGGTGAGCCGGTCGGCCAGGGTGCGCCAGGCGGTGGACGTGCTCATGGTGTAGCTCCGTGGGTCATCAGGTGGCCGATCTGCATGCGGTCGGCCGCGGCTGCGGGCAGCACGCCGACGACCTTGCCGTGATAGAGCACCGCGATGCGGTGGGCATAGCGCAGCAGATCGTCGAGGTCTTCCGAGATCCACAGCACGGCGGCGCCGCCTGCGGCCTGGCGGAACAGGGCGTCGTAGACGGCCTGGGTGGCCTGCAGGTCCAGCCCCATGGTCGGGTAGCAGGCCACGACGAAGCGCCGCGGCTCCGACAGCTCGCGGGCGATCACCAGCTTCTGCAGATTGCCCCCGGACAGCCGGCCCGAGGCCAGCCGTGTCTGGCGCGGGCGCACGTCGAACTGTTCCATGAGGTCCCGGGCGCGCAGCTCCAGCGTGTCCCAGCGCGGGAACAGCGGCATGCCGCCGAGGCGGCGAAGCGCAAGATTCAGGCTGTTGCGCATGTCGGCGGCCACCGCGTTCTTCAAGGGGTATTCGGGGATGTAGCCCTGGCGGGCGTCGTGCGGCCGCGCGGTGTCGTGGCTGTGCAGCACCTCGCCGTCGAGCAGTACGTCGCCCGCGCTGATCGGCGCCATGCCGGTCACGGCGTCGGCCAGAAGATCTTGCCCGTTGCCCGATACACCGGCGATGCCGAGCACTTCGCCCGGCGCAATGTCGAGGTCGATGCCTTCGAGCGCGAGCGTGTCGGCCTGGCTGCGCAGCCCGCGGATCGAGATGCGGGCCACCGAATCGTCGGGCGGCGCGGTCTGTGCGACCGAGCGCAGCTGGGTGTTGCCCACCATGAGCGCGACCAGCTTCTCGGCGTCGATGCCGCGCGCATCGGCCTGGTCGACCAGTCGGCCGCCCCGCATCACCGCCACGCGGTGCGCGCAGGCCCGCACGTCTTCGAGTTTGTGGGTGATGAACACCACGCTGCGGCCCGATTCGGCCAGCCGCCGCACCACCGCATGCAGGCGCTGCACTTCCTCCGGGGCCAGCACCGAGGTCGGCTCGTCGAGGATGACCAGCTGCGCATCGAGGTTGAGCACCTTGACCAGTTCGACCTGCTGCTTCTGCCCGACCGACAGGTCGGCGACGCGCCGGTCCGCGGCCACACCGGGCGCGAACTCCGCAAGCAGGCGCACCGCCTTTTCGGTGTTGCGGCGGCTGTGCCAGATTGGCGGCTCGGGGTAGGCCAGCAGCAGGTTGTCCAGCACGGTCAGCGCCGGAATCAGGCTGAACTGCTGAAACACCATGCCGATGCCCTGGGCCATCGCATCGCGCGGGGAGTCGATGGCCACCTCGCGCCCATCCACCAGCACCTGTCCGCCGTCGGCCCGGTAGTAGCCGTAGAGCACCTTCATCAGGGTGCTCTTGCCGGCGCCGTTCTCGCCCAGCAGGGCCAGCACTTCGCCGTCGCCGATCTCCAGCGACACGGCGTCATTGGCCAGGACGGGGCCGAAGCGCTTGCTGATGTCGATGAGCTGGACGTGCATGGGAATGGCGCAGATCGGGGGTAATCATGCATACATGATGGATGCTCGATCTATGCAAACGGCGTGCCAATGGTGTTCGCCCTCGCTGGATGCGCAGAGGCCGGCCGTGCCTAAATGATTGAAAGACCTGAGATCAAGGCCTTCTTCAGGATGAAGGGACTGTTTTGGCACGCGGCTTGCATAATCTCTTGTATACATATTGTGGCAACGCCATGGGCACGGTCAGCGAGGCTCGCAGCGCACCGGCACAGTGCGAAGGGGGCCTGAAAACGGTGCGGGTGCACCAACCCCTCCGGCCTCGGCATCCCGCATGAGCCGATCAGATGAAGGAGACTGCATGAACGATTCCACGCGACTTCCCACGCCAGCCGCTCCGGCCGCTGAGCTGGTCGACTGGGGTGCGCGTCAGCACGGACTGCCGCTGGATGCCGCGGCCCGCGTGCGGATTGCGCAGCAGGTCGAGCGCCTGCAACAGGTGATGGCCGTGCTCGATGGCGTGGCCTTGACGGTGCATGACGAACCGGCGCCGGACTTTGTGCCCGACGCGGAGCCCGCGCCATGAGCGGCCCCTCTGCGCCAAGCTGTGTGCCGCCGTTCGGCGACCCCTCGCTGCGGTCGGCCCTCGACATGGCCGGGGCCATTGCGTCGGGCACCCTCGGCGCAGCCGAGCTGACCCAGCACGCGCTGGACCGTATCGCCCTGGTCAATCCGCGTCTGAACGCCTTCACCTCGGTGACGGCGGATCGAGCACGGCGCAAGGCGCGCGACATCGACGCGGCGCGTGCGCGGGGCGAGCCCCTGCCGCCGCTGGCCGGCGTGCCCTACGCGGTCAAGAATTTGTTCGATGTGGCGGGCCTGACCACGCTGGCAGGCTCGCGGGTGCTGGCCAGCGCGCCCGCGGCAAGCGCCGACGCCGTGCTGGTCGACCGCATGGAACGGGCCGGTGCGGTGCTGGTCGGTGCGCTCAATATGGACGAATTCGCCTACGGCTTCACCACGGAGAACACGCACGCCGGCCCCACGCGCAACCCGCATGCCCTAAGCCACAGCGCCGGGGGCTCGTCGGGCGGTTGCGGCGCGGCGGTCGCGGCGGGTCTGGTGCCGCTGAGCCTGGGTTCGGACACCAACGGCTCCATCCGGGTGCCCTCCTCCGTCTGCGGCATCTTCGGCCTCAAGCCCACCTTCGGGCGTCTGCCGCGGCAGGGCAGCTACCCCTTTGTCTACAGCCTGGATCATCTGGGGCCCTTCGCGCGCAGTGCCGATGATCTGGCGCGTTGCTTTGCCGTCCTGCTGGGCGACGCCGCTCCCGCCGCAGGTCTGTTGGGCGAGGCCGGGCCGCTGCGCGCCGCCCTGCTCGGAGGCTACTTCCAGCAGTTTGCCGGACCGCAGGCGCGAGCCGCCGCGCGGGCCGCGGCCATCGCGCTCGGCGCGGCCGACGAGGTCGAGTTCACCAGCGCTGCCGCGGCACGGGCTGCGGCCTTCATCATCACCGCGTCGGAAGGCGGCCAGCTGCACCTCGACCATCTGCGCGACCATTACGACGCGATGGAGCCGCTATCGCGCGACCGTCTGGCCGCCGGGGCGCTGTTGCCGGCCTCGGCCTACATCCGGGCGCAGCGGGTTCGCGCCCTGGCGCGTG
It includes:
- a CDS encoding ABC transporter permease; the protein is MSTSTAWRTLADRLTVPAGGIGVFLLLAAAFFFFNGYAPLTIFNQIVQGAFGNALSINTTLTKTIPILFCALATALPARMGLISVGAEGQLYFGALAGTAIVLHMTSAPIWQLLPAAVLLTLLGGGLWGAIPGLLRAVLGVNETIVTILMNYVAIQLVQYAVYGPWKDAGNLGWPATIAFPEAAKFPSINLGGLSTDWALPLAVLLAVALHVLVEKSRWGTGLDLLRSNPRVARMAGLSYTRQTLLVMALAGGLAGLAGYVQTANVQTHLQPDISSGYGYVGFLVAWLAGQNFLRIIPLALVMGGLLSAGDALQLFAQLPFANTVVMQALLFMSVLGVGAWRARRKAAV
- a CDS encoding ABC transporter permease, with the translated sequence MNGGLLLGLLSIALLTATPVLLAMLGETLTERAGVVNLGVEGQMLVGAAAGFAATHITGSPWAGLAVGAAAGVALSSVHALLCLGLGVNQIASGLAILFLGNGLSSFYGTSLVGQQIEGFHSLRHGWLADLPVVGGFLSQLTPTVYLGLALVVVCGLFLYRTQWGLVWRSAGESADALRMLGKHPMRLRVTAVLTGGAFTGLAGAALSVDYTRTWVEQMTAGRGLLAVGLVIVARWNPWLALPVALIYGLSEALSLRLQSMGSDLSPYLLGTLPYLVPLIVLLLSYRASQRGTSMPQELAGVFRGMS
- a CDS encoding BMP family ABC transporter substrate-binding protein, producing the protein MNLRFLALIAAASAAVTLAMQPARADVMVGYVYVGAKTDGGYNEAQDAGRLYVQKSVPGVKTNYLENVPESAQVTQAMERMIGAGDKIIFATSYGYLPYALDLAKKYPKVTFMHCGGAKLAPNLGTYFADMYEAMYLSGIAAGKAAANGKIGFVAAHPIPQILQDVNAIALGAQSVNPKATVTVVYTGAWNDPSKDVAAVNTLVDQGISVVGMHVDSPIPVIEAAKKRGVKVIGYHFDDMHFYPQGWLTGGYWNWGPIMASVVKEVEAGTWKSQAIYGNLKTGAAKLAPFGPSVDAATRKLILDKEAAIKDGKLDVWAGPIYGQDGKELVPAGSKLPRDKVDAMNFFVKGVVGTLK
- a CDS encoding ABC transporter ATP-binding protein, producing MHVQLIDISKRFGPVLANDAVSLEIGDGEVLALLGENGAGKSTLMKVLYGYYRADGGQVLVDGREVAIDSPRDAMAQGIGMVFQQFSLIPALTVLDNLLLAYPEPPIWHSRRNTEKAVRLLAEFAPGVAADRRVADLSVGQKQQVELVKVLNLDAQLVILDEPTSVLAPEEVQRLHAVVRRLAESGRSVVFITHKLEDVRACAHRVAVMRGGRLVDQADARGIDAEKLVALMVGNTQLRSVAQTAPPDDSVARISIRGLRSQADTLALEGIDLDIAPGEVLGIAGVSGNGQDLLADAVTGMAPISAGDVLLDGEVLHSHDTARPHDARQGYIPEYPLKNAVAADMRNSLNLALRRLGGMPLFPRWDTLELRARDLMEQFDVRPRQTRLASGRLSGGNLQKLVIARELSEPRRFVVACYPTMGLDLQATQAVYDALFRQAAGGAAVLWISEDLDDLLRYAHRIAVLYHGKVVGVLPAAAADRMQIGHLMTHGATP
- a CDS encoding AtzE family amidohydrolase, with the protein product MSGPSAPSCVPPFGDPSLRSALDMAGAIASGTLGAAELTQHALDRIALVNPRLNAFTSVTADRARRKARDIDAARARGEPLPPLAGVPYAVKNLFDVAGLTTLAGSRVLASAPAASADAVLVDRMERAGAVLVGALNMDEFAYGFTTENTHAGPTRNPHALSHSAGGSSGGCGAAVAAGLVPLSLGSDTNGSIRVPSSVCGIFGLKPTFGRLPRQGSYPFVYSLDHLGPFARSADDLARCFAVLLGDAAPAAGLLGEAGPLRAALLGGYFQQFAGPQARAAARAAAIALGAADEVEFTSAAAARAAAFIITASEGGQLHLDHLRDHYDAMEPLSRDRLAAGALLPASAYIRAQRVRALARAEARRLFERFDLLIAPATPVAAQPLGSESFDLNGTSVPTRPNMGLLTQPISCIGLPVVAAPMRVAPGELPIGVQLIAAPGREEVALRAARMLEAAGATAAGGAA
- a CDS encoding AtzG-like protein, translated to MNDSTRLPTPAAPAAELVDWGARQHGLPLDAAARVRIAQQVERLQQVMAVLDGVALTVHDEPAPDFVPDAEPAP